The genomic window CCGGCCTCGTCTCGGAGCGCCGCGACGCGAACCGCATCCTCTACTCACTCGTCGGTGAGCGCCTCGCTCTCTCGGTTGGCGACTTCCTGTCCACCGTGTGCCCGGAGCAGATGGTCCTGCGTGAGGTCCGAAAGCGCCGGACCGCGTAGCCTGGTCTCGATCCGGCCCTGAGTCGCCCGAACGTGTTCGATTCCGCCGCGATCTCGAGCCGTTTCGGGCGACTCAGCGCAGCCCGCGCGTGACGCTGTGGACGATCGTCTGCGTGGCGGCCTGTCCGGCACGGGTCGGCAGCAGTGCCCAGACGTGGAACTGTCCGGCGCCCTCGTGGTAGTCGACCATGACGCCGGCCGCTTCGGCTCGTTCGACGAGCACCTCGGCATCGGGGTTGAGGACGTCGCGGGTCCCGCTCAAGACCGTGAGCGGCCCGAGCCCGGCGAGGTCGCCGAAGAGCGGACTCACGGTCGGATCGGTGATGTCCAGATCGCCGCGCCAGTGCTCCGCGAACACGCGTCCGCCGGGCGTCGCCAGCCAGGGGTCACTCGGCTGCACGAGGGGGATCCGCGGGTTGCTCCAGGTGAGGTCGAGCGCCGGTGACAACAGGGTGGTCATCGGTAGGACGACGCCCTCGTCCCGGAGTCGGAGCGCAGCCGACAGTGCGATCTGACCGCCGGCCGAGTCGCCCGCGAGGACGGTCGGCCCGTGCCGCTCGATGCTGCGCCGGACCAGCTCGACGACGCCGGTCTGTGCCTCGGCCGCCGTGCCGTAGGGCACGAGCGGGTAGATCGGAAGTGTGACCACGGCGCCGGTCTCCGCGGCGATGGTGGCGGCCAGCGTCCAGTGCTGCGGTGCTATCTCGCCGACCCAGCCGCCGCCGTGCGCGTACACGACCCCGCCGATCGTCGGTCGCCGCGTGGGGGACACGGTGTACACCGGCCAGTCTCCGACACGTTCGACGTCGACCCGGACATCGCTTCGGAGGGTGCCGGGTGGACCGTAGGACACCGGCCTGAGGGTGCGCTCCCGGATCCGGCGGCGCGCTCCGGCCTCGCTGACGAAGGCCCGGTTCGCCCGGATGAGTCGGAGGGCGGGGCCGACGACGACGCCTGGGATGGTGAGCACGGTGCCTCCGCGGTTGACGGGTTCTCTGGGGATCGCCACGCTAGCAGCGCAGGCTGGGCAGGAGTCCCCATCGCCGCTCTGCTCTGTCGCTGCGGGGCCGGATCCTTGGCGGGGCCGGATCGCCCTTGGCGGGGCCGGTGCGGATTTCGCGTGGGACACTGGCAGACGGCGTCGACGTGCCGATCGCGCCGCAGCAGCCCGTCCCGAAGGAACCGCATGCCCGAGCTGAACCCCGTCGTCATCGAGCGAGTCGCCTGGGACGACGAGCGGGCCGTGCGGCTCCGCGCCGCGATGGACGAGGAGATGGACGCCCGGTACGCGTCGGCCTGGGAGGACTGGGACCCGGCGGCCGCCGAGCGAGCGCTGACCGCGTTCACCGTCGATCCTGCCGACATCAGCGCGACCTTCCTGGCCCTCATCGACGGCGAGCCGGTCGGCCACGCCGCCCTGCGCCGACTGCACGGCGAATGGGAGCTCAAGCGCGTCGTCACCCTCCCGGCTCACCGCGGCCGGGGTGTCTCGAAGCGCCTGATCACCGCCGTCGAGGACACCGCCCGTGCCGAGGGGGCGTCCCGACTCATCCTGCAGACCGGCGACCGCCAGCCCGAGGCCGTGCGGCTCTACGAGTGGCTCGGCTACGAACCCATCCCGATCTACTCGCCGTACGAGGTCATCCCGATGTCGCTCTGCTACGCCCGCCCGCTCCGCTGACGCTCAGCAGCTCAGCAGCTCGGCTGTCGCCGCTAGTGAGCTGCCTTCGCGGGCTGGTTCCGTGACCGCAGGCGCGAGATCCCGGTCACGATCGCGACGACGATCAGGCCGAGGACGACACCGAACACAGCGGACATCGCGGTGTCGGCGACCCAGACGACGACCGGTCCGGCGGCCTCGATCGCGTGGGTGACGACGTGCAGGAGGTCGTACGGTCCGTGCCAGAACGTCTCGGCGAGGTTCGCGATCACGAGGTGGCCGCCGACCCAGAGCATCGCGACCGTGCCGACGATGCTGATGACGCGGAAGACCGCGGGCATCGACGCGACGATCCGTGCACCGGTGCGGCG from Plantibacter flavus includes these protein-coding regions:
- a CDS encoding alpha/beta hydrolase fold domain-containing protein — translated: MAIPREPVNRGGTVLTIPGVVVGPALRLIRANRAFVSEAGARRRIRERTLRPVSYGPPGTLRSDVRVDVERVGDWPVYTVSPTRRPTIGGVVYAHGGGWVGEIAPQHWTLAATIAAETGAVVTLPIYPLVPYGTAAEAQTGVVELVRRSIERHGPTVLAGDSAGGQIALSAALRLRDEGVVLPMTTLLSPALDLTWSNPRIPLVQPSDPWLATPGGRVFAEHWRGDLDITDPTVSPLFGDLAGLGPLTVLSGTRDVLNPDAEVLVERAEAAGVMVDYHEGAGQFHVWALLPTRAGQAATQTIVHSVTRGLR
- a CDS encoding GNAT family N-acetyltransferase; translation: MPELNPVVIERVAWDDERAVRLRAAMDEEMDARYASAWEDWDPAAAERALTAFTVDPADISATFLALIDGEPVGHAALRRLHGEWELKRVVTLPAHRGRGVSKRLITAVEDTARAEGASRLILQTGDRQPEAVRLYEWLGYEPIPIYSPYEVIPMSLCYARPLR